One region of Populus trichocarpa isolate Nisqually-1 chromosome 4, P.trichocarpa_v4.1, whole genome shotgun sequence genomic DNA includes:
- the LOC18098152 gene encoding uncharacterized protein LOC18098152 isoform X1 produces the protein MGKSKIVEKMKKKKGRPSLLDLQKRSLKEQQNHQQQQQQQKKRIHHHRHRNVSPSHSSSSISTTTTPNSSQNHKSATTTTAPPRRSARRNPTNDDSCRDSSDDEDIAESNGKRRREKKLKLVLKLPKSDTNSTSFNSSGEESNGEEEKNTASNKKKRKINGSESEKGDQKSTTGTNPTSNVKDSGPSTPLPDKKLLLFILDRLQKKDTYGVFSEPVDLNELPDYLEVIEHPMDFGTVRKKLLNGAYASLEQFEKDVFLICTNAMQYNAPDTIYFRQARSIQELARKNFENLRQDTDDNEAEHKVVKRGRPPSENLKKSPGRPSLDPAGSEFPSGATLATGGENRPSEKPGFADSSEQFHGSRNEAYSLTDNRFERHDETAGSVLKGKHSKKPLAIDENRRNTYKQFHPSAGGRVPSVLTTFDAERKQLVAVGLLTEHGYARSIARFAANIGPFSWTIAVKKIERSLAPGIKFGPGWVGENDITPQRPLFSSPPPSQPALPPLPQRPFSVLESSAANATRCNVKSKEEKLSVKLEKDVLSEKQAPSTHLSDTRLTPVPPSTSMTTSSAANKSEPCTERAEALAKLNSHSAFNVLNSSTGVARHRPPFQLHQNPAIHPGMIGFNATYGFNLAAQMGKLVGVSRPAGLNIHSSQMADMVSRTSSNLVHSANANSLNSEKTKFPENSSSINFNGALPNSVSEAVEAPRPVDQPQPTWQGLYPKSKPDSGSSPHQKSDAVPPDLNVRYQSPGSPSSGRIDSAQPDLALQL, from the exons ATGGGTAAGAGTAAGATAGtagagaagatgaagaagaagaaaggaagacCTTCTTTATTAGATCTCCAAAAACGCTCCTTAAAAGAACAGCAGaaccaccagcagcagcagcagcagcaaaagaAACGCAtacatcatcatcgtcatcgaAACGTTTCGCCCTCTCATTCTAGTTCAAGCATTTCAACAACAACCACCCCTAATTCTTCTCAAAATCACAAATCTGCCACCACCACTACAGCTCCTCCACGTCGATCCGCTCGCCGCAACCCTACCAACGACGACAGCTGCCGCGACTCCTCTGATGATGAGGACATCGCAGAATCAAACGGAAAGCGCCGCCGCGAGAAGAAGCTGAAGCTGGTTCTCAAATTGCCCAAATCAGACACTAATTCGACGTCGTTTAACTCGTCTGGAGAGGAATCGAACggtgaagaagagaaaaatacggcgtcaaataaaaagaagaggaagatcaATGGATCTGAGAGTGAAAAG ggaGATCAGAAGTCTACAACTGGAACAAACCCTACAAGCAATGTCAAAG ATTCTGGACCCTCAACACCTTTACCTGATAAAAAGCTATTGCTGTTCATCCTGGACAGGCTTcaaaa GAAGGACACGTATGGCGTGTTCTCCGAGCCAGTGGACCTAAATGAG CTTCCAGATTACCTTGAAGTCATTGAGCATCCCATGGATTTTGGAACTGTCAGAAAGAAACTCTTGAATGGAGCTTATGCCAGTTTGGAACAATTTGAG AAAGATGTTTTCTTAATATGTACGAACGCAATGCAATATAATGCCCCAGATACCATATATTTTCGACAG GCACGATCCATACAAGAGTTGGCAAGAaagaactttgaaaatttaagGCAAGATACTGATGATAACGAAGCAGAACATAAAGTAGTAAAAAGAGGGAGGCCACCTTcggagaatttaaaaaaatcaccgggCAGGCCTTCACTAGACCCTGCTGGTTCTGAGTTTCCCTCAGGTGCGACTCTTGCTACAGGTGGAGAGAATAGACCTTCAGAGAAGCCTGGTTTTGCAGATTCTTCAGAACAATTTCATGGTTCTCGCAATGAAGCTTATTCGCTGACTGACAACAGATTTGAGAGGCATGACGAAACTGCAG GTTCTGTACTTAAAGGTAAGCATAGTAAGAAGCCTTTGGCAATTGATGAGAACAGGCGTAACACTTATAAGCAATTCCATCCTTCTGCTGGTGGACGAGTGCCATCTGTGCTGACTACTTTTGACGCAGAAAGGAAGCAGCTAGTCGCT GTGGGACTTCTGACAGAGCATGGTTATGCAAGGAGCATAGCACGATTTGCTGCGAACATTGGACCTTTTTCCTGGACAATCGCAGTTAAGAAAATAGAGAGGTCTTTAGCACCTGGAATTAAGTTTGGTCCTGGATGGGTTGGAGAAAACGACATCACACCACAAAGGCCGTTATTTTCTTCACCCCCTCCAAGTCAGCCGGCACTGCCACCACTACCACAAAGGCCCTTCTCTGTTCTTGAAAGTTCAGCTGCTAATGCCACCCGTTGCAATgttaaatcaaaagaagagaaattgtCAGTGAAACTTGAGAAAGATGTTTTATCAGAGAAGCAGGCGCCTTCTACTCACTTGTCAGATACACGTTTAACTCCTGTTCCTCCATCCACCTCGATGACTACCTCCTCTGCTGCCAATAAATCTGAACCTTGCACAGAAAGAGCAGAAGCACTTGCGAAATTGAATTCCCATTCTGCATTTAATGTGCTGAACAGTAGCACGGGTGTGGCAAGGCATAGACCTCCATTTCAGCTTCATCAGAACCCAGCCATTCACCCTGGCATGATTGGATTCAATGCCACATATGGGTTTAACCTAGCAGCCCAAATGGGAAAACTAGTTGGAGTTTCTAGGCCTGCTGGGTTAAACATTCATTCATCTCAGATGGCCGACATGGTCTCTAGAACTAGTTCGAACCTGGTCCATTCAGCAAATGCCAACAGCCTAAACTCAGAGAAAACGAAGTTCCCTGAGAATTCAAGTTCAATAAATTTCAATGGTGCATTGCCAAATTCTGTGAGCGAGGCAGTGGAGGCCCCAAGACCTGTAGACCAACCTCAACCAACTTGGCAAGGGTTATATCCAAAATCAAAACCAGATTCAGGCTCATCACCACATCAGAAATCGGATGCTGTCCCACCTGACTTGAATGTCAGATACCAGTCTCCAGGTTCTCCTAGTTCTGGTCGCATTGATTCAGCACAGCCAGATTTAGCTTTGCAGCTCTAA
- the LOC18098152 gene encoding uncharacterized protein LOC18098152 isoform X2, protein MGKSKIVEKMKKKKGRPSLLDLQKRSLKEQQNHQQQQQQQKKRIHHHRHRNVSPSHSSSSISTTTTPNSSQNHKSATTTTAPPRRSARRNPTNDDSCRDSSDDEDIAESNGKRRREKKLKLVLKLPKSDTNSTSFNSSGEESNGEEEKNTASNKKKRKINGSESEKGDQKSTTGTNPTSNVKDSGPSTPLPDKKLLLFILDRLQKKDTYGVFSEPVDLNELPDYLEVIEHPMDFGTVRKKLLNGAYASLEQFEARSIQELARKNFENLRQDTDDNEAEHKVVKRGRPPSENLKKSPGRPSLDPAGSEFPSGATLATGGENRPSEKPGFADSSEQFHGSRNEAYSLTDNRFERHDETAGSVLKGKHSKKPLAIDENRRNTYKQFHPSAGGRVPSVLTTFDAERKQLVAVGLLTEHGYARSIARFAANIGPFSWTIAVKKIERSLAPGIKFGPGWVGENDITPQRPLFSSPPPSQPALPPLPQRPFSVLESSAANATRCNVKSKEEKLSVKLEKDVLSEKQAPSTHLSDTRLTPVPPSTSMTTSSAANKSEPCTERAEALAKLNSHSAFNVLNSSTGVARHRPPFQLHQNPAIHPGMIGFNATYGFNLAAQMGKLVGVSRPAGLNIHSSQMADMVSRTSSNLVHSANANSLNSEKTKFPENSSSINFNGALPNSVSEAVEAPRPVDQPQPTWQGLYPKSKPDSGSSPHQKSDAVPPDLNVRYQSPGSPSSGRIDSAQPDLALQL, encoded by the exons ATGGGTAAGAGTAAGATAGtagagaagatgaagaagaagaaaggaagacCTTCTTTATTAGATCTCCAAAAACGCTCCTTAAAAGAACAGCAGaaccaccagcagcagcagcagcagcaaaagaAACGCAtacatcatcatcgtcatcgaAACGTTTCGCCCTCTCATTCTAGTTCAAGCATTTCAACAACAACCACCCCTAATTCTTCTCAAAATCACAAATCTGCCACCACCACTACAGCTCCTCCACGTCGATCCGCTCGCCGCAACCCTACCAACGACGACAGCTGCCGCGACTCCTCTGATGATGAGGACATCGCAGAATCAAACGGAAAGCGCCGCCGCGAGAAGAAGCTGAAGCTGGTTCTCAAATTGCCCAAATCAGACACTAATTCGACGTCGTTTAACTCGTCTGGAGAGGAATCGAACggtgaagaagagaaaaatacggcgtcaaataaaaagaagaggaagatcaATGGATCTGAGAGTGAAAAG ggaGATCAGAAGTCTACAACTGGAACAAACCCTACAAGCAATGTCAAAG ATTCTGGACCCTCAACACCTTTACCTGATAAAAAGCTATTGCTGTTCATCCTGGACAGGCTTcaaaa GAAGGACACGTATGGCGTGTTCTCCGAGCCAGTGGACCTAAATGAG CTTCCAGATTACCTTGAAGTCATTGAGCATCCCATGGATTTTGGAACTGTCAGAAAGAAACTCTTGAATGGAGCTTATGCCAGTTTGGAACAATTTGAG GCACGATCCATACAAGAGTTGGCAAGAaagaactttgaaaatttaagGCAAGATACTGATGATAACGAAGCAGAACATAAAGTAGTAAAAAGAGGGAGGCCACCTTcggagaatttaaaaaaatcaccgggCAGGCCTTCACTAGACCCTGCTGGTTCTGAGTTTCCCTCAGGTGCGACTCTTGCTACAGGTGGAGAGAATAGACCTTCAGAGAAGCCTGGTTTTGCAGATTCTTCAGAACAATTTCATGGTTCTCGCAATGAAGCTTATTCGCTGACTGACAACAGATTTGAGAGGCATGACGAAACTGCAG GTTCTGTACTTAAAGGTAAGCATAGTAAGAAGCCTTTGGCAATTGATGAGAACAGGCGTAACACTTATAAGCAATTCCATCCTTCTGCTGGTGGACGAGTGCCATCTGTGCTGACTACTTTTGACGCAGAAAGGAAGCAGCTAGTCGCT GTGGGACTTCTGACAGAGCATGGTTATGCAAGGAGCATAGCACGATTTGCTGCGAACATTGGACCTTTTTCCTGGACAATCGCAGTTAAGAAAATAGAGAGGTCTTTAGCACCTGGAATTAAGTTTGGTCCTGGATGGGTTGGAGAAAACGACATCACACCACAAAGGCCGTTATTTTCTTCACCCCCTCCAAGTCAGCCGGCACTGCCACCACTACCACAAAGGCCCTTCTCTGTTCTTGAAAGTTCAGCTGCTAATGCCACCCGTTGCAATgttaaatcaaaagaagagaaattgtCAGTGAAACTTGAGAAAGATGTTTTATCAGAGAAGCAGGCGCCTTCTACTCACTTGTCAGATACACGTTTAACTCCTGTTCCTCCATCCACCTCGATGACTACCTCCTCTGCTGCCAATAAATCTGAACCTTGCACAGAAAGAGCAGAAGCACTTGCGAAATTGAATTCCCATTCTGCATTTAATGTGCTGAACAGTAGCACGGGTGTGGCAAGGCATAGACCTCCATTTCAGCTTCATCAGAACCCAGCCATTCACCCTGGCATGATTGGATTCAATGCCACATATGGGTTTAACCTAGCAGCCCAAATGGGAAAACTAGTTGGAGTTTCTAGGCCTGCTGGGTTAAACATTCATTCATCTCAGATGGCCGACATGGTCTCTAGAACTAGTTCGAACCTGGTCCATTCAGCAAATGCCAACAGCCTAAACTCAGAGAAAACGAAGTTCCCTGAGAATTCAAGTTCAATAAATTTCAATGGTGCATTGCCAAATTCTGTGAGCGAGGCAGTGGAGGCCCCAAGACCTGTAGACCAACCTCAACCAACTTGGCAAGGGTTATATCCAAAATCAAAACCAGATTCAGGCTCATCACCACATCAGAAATCGGATGCTGTCCCACCTGACTTGAATGTCAGATACCAGTCTCCAGGTTCTCCTAGTTCTGGTCGCATTGATTCAGCACAGCCAGATTTAGCTTTGCAGCTCTAA
- the LOC18098153 gene encoding uncharacterized protein LOC18098153, giving the protein MCIAVFLWQAHPLYPFLLLLNRDEYHSRPTKPLGWWEGGEILGGKDELAGGTWLGCTRDGKIAFITNVREVKSIPQAKTRGDLTLRFLESNKNPKEYAEELSKEADQYNGFNLILADISSKSMVYLTNRPKPENFIVMEVTPGMHVLSNASLDSPWPKAQRLGHGFKDLLEKYDEAELPTKEMAEILMTNTIKDDESMLPGIYPSEREHQLSSIFIEADTPLGRYGTRSTCALSVKSSGEVNFYERYLDKDQWKEHTMSYQIKKMEVHG; this is encoded by the exons ATGTGTATAGCGGTGTTTTTATGGCAAGCTCACCCTCTTTATCCATTTCTCTTGTTACTCAACAGAGATGAATATCACAGCCG GCCAACAAAGCCTCTGGGATGGTGGGAAGGTGGAGAGATTCTAGGTGGGAAAGATGAGCTTGCAGGTGGGACATGGCTGGGTTGCACCAGAGATGGTAAGATTGCTTTTATCACTAATGTTAGAGAAGTTAAATCAATCCCGCAAGCTAAGACTCGAGGTGACCTTACCCTTCGTTTTTTAGag AGCAACAAGAACCCAAAGGAATATGCAGAGGAGCTTTCCAAGGAGGCAGATCAGTATAATGGGTTTAACCTGATATTAGCTGATATATCTTCTAAATCCATGGTTTACTTAACAAATAGGCCAAAACCAGAAAATTTCATAGTCATGGAGGTGACACCAGGGATGCATGTACTGTCAAATGCAAGCCTAGACTCTCCATGGCCTAAG gcACAACGTCTTGGCCATGGTTTTAAAGACCTACTGGAAAAATATGATGAAGCGGAACTTCCCACAAAAGAGATGGCTGAAATACTAATGACCAACACAATTAAAGATGATGAAAGCATGCTTCCTGGAATTTATCCTTCTGAGCGGGAACACCAGTTAAGTTCTATATTCATCGAGGCAGACACTCCCCTG GGACGATATGGAACTAGAAGTACTTGTGCATTGTCCGTAAAATCAAGTGGAGAGGTTAACTTTTACGAAAGGTATCTTGACAAGGACCAGTGGAAAGAGCACACAATGAGTTACCAGATCAAAAAGATGGAAGTACATGGGTGA
- the LOC18098155 gene encoding protein EXORDIUM-like 5 — MSQRPYSPLSFCCALFIPLLFIHHVYASTSSTSSPQVQTLNTKPDIINPKLPPRTLSSSKKFEGSSDLVQLRYHMGPVLSSAPINIYLIWYGRWANSQKLLIKDFINSISPSTVAAKPSVSDWWRTVSLYTDQTGANVSRSILIAGEYADSAYSHGTGLTRLTIQQVIASAVRSAPFPVDHKNGIYLILTSQDVTMQDFCRAVCGFHYFTFPSMVGYTLPYAWVGNSGKQCPEVCAYPFAVPGYMGGGGPGALKPPNGDVGVDGMISVIGHELAELSSNPLVNAWYAGEDPTAPTEIGDLCEGLYGTGGGGGYIGQVMRDRKGRTFNLNGRRGRKFLVQWIWSPELKACAGPNALD; from the coding sequence ATGTCACAACGTCCTTATTCCCCCCTTTCATTTTGTTGTGCCCTTTTCATACCATTACTATTTATTCACCATGTCTATGCTTCAACTTCTTCAACTAGTTCCCCACAAGTTCAAACCCTGAACACAAAACCAGATATTATAAACCCAAAACTACCACCAAGAACCCTCTCATCCTCTAAGAAATTTGAGGGCTCATCAGATTTAGTCCAACTTCGTTACCATATGGGTCCAGTCCTCTCTTCAGCCCCAATAAACATCTACCTTATCTGGTATGGCCGTTGGGCTAATTCTCAAAAACTTCTCATCAAAGACTTCATTAACTCCATCTCCCCCTCAACTGTTGCCGCCAAGCCCTCCGTCTCTGACTGGTGGCGCACTGTGTCTTTGTACACAGATCAAACTGGGGCTAACGTCTCACGTTCAATACTCATAGCCGGCGAATATGCTGATAGTGCTTATTCACATGGGACTGGCTTAACAAGACTTACAATCCAACAAGTGATAGCTTCAGCTGTAAGGTCTGCACCTTTCCCAGTAGATCACAAGAATGGGATCTACCTCATATTGACCTCACAAGATGTGACCATGCAAGACTTCTGTAGAGCAGTGTGTGGGTTCCATTACTTTACATTTCCATCAATGGTTGGCTACACATTGCCTTATGCTTGGGTTGGTAATTCAGGCAAACAATGCCCTGAAGTATGTGCTTACCCTTTTGCAGTCCCTGGTTATATGGGTGGAGGTGGACCAGGAGCCTTGAAGCCACCAAATGGGGATGTGGGTGTTGATGGAATGATTAGTGTTATAGGCCATGAACTTGCAGAGTTGTCTTCAAATCCCTTGGTGAATGCTTGGTATGCTGGGGAGGATCCAACAGCACCAACTGAGATAGGGGATTTGTGTGAAGGGTTGTATGGGACAGGTGGCGGTGGTGGGTATATAGGGCAGGTGATGAGGGATAGGAAAGGCAGGACCTTTAATTTGAATGGTAGAAGAGGGAGGAAGTTCTTGGTGCAATGGATCTGGAGCCCCGAGTTGAAGGCATGTGCCGGTCCTAATGCTTTGGACTGA